In Persicimonas caeni, a single window of DNA contains:
- a CDS encoding putative DNA modification/repair radical SAM protein, which translates to MARPQVNRNQVNRNKTIKDKLAILADAAKYDASCASSGVKRKNKSGGLGNSTGVGICHSYTPDGRCISLLKILLTNFCIYDCKYCINRASSNVPRARFTPDEVVRLTVEFYKRNYIEGLFLSSGIIRDVDYTMDQLAEVARKLRQEHDFNGYIHLKAVPGASDEAVQKAGRWADRLSANIELPTQDDLDELAPAKTVDDVEKTMGEIRQRRDEAKAAKKSKAKDAPRFMPAGQSTQMIVGATPSTDRTILQTADRLYTNHKLKRVYYSAYSPIPDVDPMLPAQTPPLIREHRLYQADWLMRFYGFQAAEIVEEEDNLPLDIDPKLAWAIRHRDLFPVDLNRASFEEIVRVPGIGVRNAKRIVAMRRKRRVRLEDLRKMRSNVRKAAPFVITADKNPHLRRLDDLDLRYQLADRSEQLSLFDAGQSSRLGA; encoded by the coding sequence ATGGCCCGACCGCAAGTCAACAGAAACCAAGTCAACAGAAACAAGACGATCAAAGACAAGCTCGCCATCCTCGCCGACGCGGCGAAATACGACGCCTCGTGTGCGAGTAGCGGGGTCAAACGCAAGAACAAGTCGGGCGGGTTGGGCAACTCGACGGGCGTGGGCATCTGTCATAGCTACACGCCCGACGGCCGGTGCATCTCGCTGCTCAAGATCTTGCTGACGAATTTCTGCATTTACGACTGCAAGTACTGCATCAACCGCGCCTCGAGCAACGTGCCGCGGGCGCGGTTCACCCCCGACGAGGTCGTCCGGCTGACCGTCGAGTTCTACAAGCGAAACTATATCGAGGGGCTCTTCTTGAGCTCGGGGATCATCCGCGACGTCGACTACACGATGGACCAGTTGGCCGAGGTCGCCCGCAAGCTTCGCCAGGAGCACGACTTCAACGGCTATATCCACCTCAAGGCGGTGCCGGGCGCGTCCGACGAGGCCGTCCAGAAGGCCGGCCGGTGGGCCGACAGGCTCAGCGCCAACATCGAATTGCCCACCCAGGACGACCTCGACGAACTCGCCCCGGCCAAGACCGTCGACGACGTCGAGAAGACGATGGGCGAGATTCGCCAGCGCCGCGACGAGGCCAAGGCGGCCAAAAAGTCGAAGGCCAAAGACGCCCCCAGGTTCATGCCCGCCGGCCAGAGCACCCAGATGATCGTGGGGGCGACGCCGAGCACCGACCGCACGATTCTGCAGACCGCCGACCGCCTCTACACCAACCACAAGCTCAAGCGCGTCTACTACTCGGCCTACAGCCCCATCCCCGACGTCGACCCGATGCTGCCCGCCCAGACGCCGCCGCTCATCCGCGAGCATCGGTTGTACCAGGCCGACTGGCTCATGCGCTTTTACGGCTTTCAGGCCGCCGAGATCGTCGAGGAGGAGGATAACCTGCCGCTCGACATCGACCCCAAGCTCGCCTGGGCGATTCGCCACCGCGACCTCTTTCCGGTCGACCTGAACCGGGCGAGCTTCGAGGAGATCGTGCGCGTGCCCGGCATCGGCGTGCGCAACGCCAAGCGCATCGTGGCGATGCGCCGCAAGCGCCGGGTGCGCCTGGAGGATCTGCGTAAGATGCGCTCGAACGTGCGCAAGGCCGCGCCCTTTGTGATCACGGCCGACAAAAACCCGCACCTTCGCCGCCTCGACGACCTCGACCTGCGCTACCAATTGGCCGACCGCTCCGAGCAGCTCTCGCTGTTCGACGCCGGCCAGTCGAGTCGTCTTGGAGCGTGA
- a CDS encoding UdgX family uracil-DNA binding protein (This protein belongs to the uracil DNA glycosylase superfamily, members of which act in excision repair of DNA. However, it belongs more specifically to UdgX branch, whose founding member was found to bind uracil in DNA (where it does not belong), without cleaving it, appears to promote DNA repair by a pathway involving RecA, rather than base excision.), whose amino-acid sequence MLEVCIDNGWEQWRDLARELVRRDVAPVDVTWRDAGERQQTLLGAVDTVSLDDVLERPPTRPRPRVSRRFVDVAKLASFHRDPTRWGRLYKLLWRLAAGEAGLMDVRTDADVAEVEAMAKAVRRDAHKMKAFVRFKKLVVDGEEFFVAWHRPDHRIVRKVAPFFKDRFAAMNWTIMTPDETVSWDGERLSFDEGTPRSEAPQSDELEGLWKTYYRSIFNPARIKLQAMFAEMPKKHWATMPETAAIPRMLQEASARVRSMVDASPQGARVPVGESATYDELREACRRCRACEQCEGATQAVFGEGPADARLMLVGEQPGDTEDRVGRPFVGPAGQVLDRALAAAGIGRDTVYVTSAVKHFGYEQRGDKRIHKRPDSYVTEMCRPWLTAELELVRPQVIVALGATSAGVLCGRRVAVTKERGQPIRTPHAELLIPTFHPAAILRHPDTTAQQQRFDALVDDLRRAGQAVEAPENSSWRPMVSS is encoded by the coding sequence ATGTTAGAAGTCTGCATCGACAACGGCTGGGAGCAGTGGCGAGACCTCGCCCGCGAACTTGTGCGCCGCGACGTCGCCCCCGTCGACGTGACCTGGCGAGACGCCGGCGAGCGCCAGCAGACGCTGCTCGGCGCCGTCGACACCGTCTCGCTCGACGACGTCCTCGAGCGCCCCCCGACGCGGCCTCGCCCGCGCGTGTCGCGCCGCTTCGTCGACGTCGCCAAGCTCGCCTCCTTCCACCGCGACCCCACGCGCTGGGGCCGCCTCTACAAGTTGTTGTGGCGGCTCGCCGCGGGCGAGGCGGGCCTGATGGACGTGCGCACAGACGCCGACGTCGCCGAGGTCGAGGCGATGGCCAAGGCCGTGCGCCGCGACGCCCACAAGATGAAGGCGTTCGTGCGCTTCAAGAAACTTGTCGTCGACGGCGAGGAGTTCTTCGTGGCCTGGCATCGGCCCGACCACCGCATCGTGCGCAAGGTCGCGCCGTTCTTCAAAGACCGCTTCGCCGCGATGAACTGGACGATCATGACCCCCGACGAGACGGTGAGCTGGGACGGCGAGCGCCTGAGCTTCGACGAGGGCACCCCGCGCTCGGAGGCACCCCAATCGGACGAACTCGAAGGCTTGTGGAAGACCTACTACCGGTCGATCTTCAACCCCGCGCGCATCAAGCTGCAGGCGATGTTCGCCGAGATGCCCAAAAAGCACTGGGCGACGATGCCCGAGACCGCCGCCATCCCGCGCATGCTCCAAGAGGCGTCGGCGCGGGTGCGCTCGATGGTCGACGCCAGCCCGCAGGGCGCGCGCGTGCCGGTGGGCGAGAGCGCAACCTACGACGAGCTGCGCGAGGCTTGCCGCCGGTGTCGGGCGTGCGAGCAGTGCGAGGGGGCGACCCAGGCCGTCTTCGGCGAGGGCCCCGCCGACGCCCGGCTGATGCTCGTCGGCGAGCAGCCCGGCGACACGGAAGACCGCGTCGGCCGACCCTTCGTCGGCCCGGCCGGCCAGGTCCTCGACCGCGCGCTCGCCGCCGCCGGCATCGGGCGCGACACGGTCTATGTGACCAGCGCGGTCAAGCATTTTGGCTACGAGCAGCGCGGCGACAAGCGCATCCACAAGCGCCCCGACAGCTACGTCACCGAGATGTGTCGCCCCTGGCTCACCGCCGAGCTCGAACTCGTGCGCCCGCAGGTCATCGTCGCCCTGGGCGCCACGTCGGCCGGCGTGCTGTGCGGCCGGCGGGTCGCCGTGACCAAAGAGCGCGGCCAACCCATCCGAACCCCGCACGCCGAGCTGTTGATCCCCACGTTCCACCCCGCCGCGATCCTGCGTCATCCCGACACGACCGCCCAGCAACAACGCTTCGACGCCCTCGTCGACGACCTTCGCCGAGCCGGACAGGCCGTCGAGGCGCCCGAAAACTCGTCGTGGCGACCGATGGTGTCGTCGTAA
- a CDS encoding amphi-Trp domain-containing protein, translating into MERDVEKITDREYFAKTLRRVADAVEAGESFRIQVAGHRFTVPADATMSVEHEAEAGEEELELQFKWGS; encoded by the coding sequence ATGGAACGCGACGTCGAAAAGATCACCGACCGAGAGTATTTCGCCAAAACCCTGCGCCGAGTCGCCGACGCCGTCGAAGCCGGCGAGTCGTTCCGCATTCAGGTCGCCGGCCACCGCTTCACGGTGCCCGCCGACGCGACTATGTCCGTCGAGCACGAAGCCGAGGCCGGCGAGGAAGAGCTCGAGCTGCAATTCAAGTGGGGCAGCTGA